The following are encoded together in the Salvia hispanica cultivar TCC Black 2014 chromosome 6, UniMelb_Shisp_WGS_1.0, whole genome shotgun sequence genome:
- the LOC125191916 gene encoding BTB/POZ domain-containing protein NPY2-like produces the protein MKFMKLGSKPDTFQTDGNCVRYVASDLATDVIIHVGDVKFYLHKFPLLSKCARLQKLVSSGNEGNGDEVKIDDLPGGASAFEVCAKFCYGMTVTLNAYNVVTSRCAAEYLEMHETVEKGNLVYKVDVFLNSVIFRSWKDSIIVVQNTKSSLPLPEEVKIISQCIDAIASKASLHVSKVDWSYTYNRKKIAEENGNDPSWNGLRNRTVPNDWWVEDLCELDIDLFKRIIMTIKNKQAVSSEVIGEALKAYAYSKLPGSGKNVIQQNDLVKYRNILDTIVWLLPAEKGSVSCSFLLKLLKASISADSGETVKMELAKRIGRQLEEASASDLLIQACDGEETMYDVHVVKKILEEFVTQDENSVAEMENGCEIQEMIRPGILSEASKLMVAKLVDGYLVEIAKDPNLPFATFTGIAEIVSSYPRPSHDALYRAIDTYLKVHPGISKSERKKLCRLMDCKKLSAEACMHAVQNERLPLRVVVQVLFFEQVRASASSGSSTPDLPKAIKDLNCGSYGSSRSQTTNTDEDWDAVASSEELRALRGELAALRLGNGAMQERSNGAVESKMISNSDRAAISKMKGLIMSKRIFSKIWSNKVENSGSDSSESLGSANHDEVKSTPTRKGRHSVS, from the exons ATGAAGTTTATGAAGCTTGGATCCAAGCCTGATACGTTTCAGACCGATGGAAACTGCGTCAG ATATGTGGCTAGTGACTTGGCTACGGACGTTATTATTCATGTTGGCGATGTTAAGTTCTACCTTCACAAG TTTCCTCTCCTTTCTAAATGTGCACGGTTACAAAAGTTGGTTTCTTCGGGTAACGAAGGAAATGGAGATGAGGTCAAGATCGATGACCTTCCAGGCGGCGCAAGCGCCTTTGAAGTTTGTGCCAAGTTCTGTTACGGGATGACAGTAACCCTAAATGCTTATAATGTTGTCACAAGCCGTTGTGCTGCTGAGTATCTCGAGATGCACGAGACGGTAGAGAAAGGTAACCTCGTCTACAAGGTCGATGTTTTCCTCAACTCTGTGATTTTCAGGAGTTGGAAGGACTCCATCATAGTAGTTCAGAACACAAAATCTTCTTTGCCGTTGCCCGAGGAAGTTAAGATAATCAGCCAGTGCATCGATGCTATCGCTTCCAAGGCGTCGCTTCATGTCTCTAAGGTGGATTGGTCCTACACATACAACCGGAAGAAGATTGCTGAGGAAAACGGGAATGACCCCAGCTGGAACGGCCTCAGAAACCGAACAGTTCCAAATGACTGGTGGGTCGAGGACTTGTGCGAGCTCGACATAGATTTGTTCAAGCGCATCATCATGACTATTAAGAACAAACAAGCGGTATCTAGTGAGGTGATCGGAGAGGCTTTAAAAGCATATGCTTACAGTAAACTACCCGGCTCCGGCAAGAATGTCATCCAACAGAATGATCTGGTTAAGTATCGCAACATCTTGGACACCATTGTGTGGCTGTTGCCCGCGGAGAAGGGAAGCGTCTCATGCAGTTTCTTGCTCAAGCTGTTGAAAGCGTCCATCTCTGCTGATTCGGGAGAAACGGTGAAGATGGAGCTGGCGAAAAGGATAGGGCGTCAGTTGGAAGAGGCTTCCGCGAGCGATCTGTTGATCCAAGCTTGTGATGGAGAAGAGACAATGTACGACGTTCACGTGGTCAAAAAAATACTTGAGGAATTCGTCACGCAAGACGAGAACTCAGTGGCCGAGATGGAAAATGGTTGCGAGATTCAAGAGATGATAAGGCCTGGGATTCTCTCCGAAGCCTCGAAGCTGATGGTGGCAAAGCTCGTTGATGGCTACCTTGTTGAGATTGCAAAGGATCCTAACCTACCATTTGCTACGTTCACCGGGATTGCAGAGATCGTCTCGAGCTATCCACGACCATCCCACGATGCTCTGTATCGTGCCATTGATACATATCTCAAG GTGCATCCCGGGATCAGTAAGAGTGAGCGGAAGAAGCTATGCCGGTTGATGGACTGCAAGAAGCTGTCCGCAGAGGCGTGCATGCACGCTGTGCAGAATGAGAGGCTCCCTCTACGCGTGGTGGTGCAGGTGCTCTTCTTCGAGCAAGTACGGGCTTCTGCTTCCTCCGGGAGTAGCACCCCTGACCTTCCCAAAGCCATCAAGGACCTCAACTGTGGCTCCTACGGCAGCTCAAGGTCGCAGACTACTAACACCGACGAGGACTGGGACGCTGTTGCTTCGTCGGAGGAGCTCAGAGCGCTGAGAGGCGAGCTGGCTGCGCTGAGGTTGGGCAACGGAGCGATGCAGGAGAGGAGCAATGGCGCTGTGGAGAGCAAGATGATCAGCAATTCGGACAGGGCTGCCATTAGTAAGATGAAGGGCCTGATCATGTCGAAGAGGATCTTCTCGAAGATTTGGTCGAACAAGGTGGAGAACAGTGGGTCGGATTCATCGGAGAGTCTTGGATCGGCCAACCACGATGAGGTGAAGTCGACGCCGACGAGGAAAGGGAGGCATTCTGTTTCTTAG